A genomic window from Enterobacteriaceae endosymbiont of Macroplea appendiculata includes:
- the rho gene encoding transcription termination factor Rho has product MNLTELKKKTISELIKLGESIDLANLARMRKQDIIFTILKQHSKIGEDIFGDGILEILQDGFGFLRSSDSSYLAGPDDIYVSPSQIRRFNLRTGDTISGKIRPPKEGERYFALLKVNTVNFDKPENARNKILFENLTPLHANNRLSMERGNGSTEDLTSRVLDLASPIGRGQRGLIVAPPKAGKTMLLQNIAQSIAYNHPDCILIVLLIDERPEEVTEMQRLVKGEVIASTFDEPSLRHVQVSEMVIEKAKRLVEHKTDVIILLDSITRLARAYNTVAPASGKVLTGGVDANALHRPKRFFGAARNVEEGGSLTIIATALIDTGSKMDDVIYEEFKGTGNMELHLSRKIAEKRVFPAIDYNRSGTRKEELLSSTEELQKMWILRKIIHPMSEIDAMEFLINKLSMTKTNNDFFHMMKRS; this is encoded by the coding sequence ATGAATCTTACCGAATTAAAAAAAAAAACAATATCTGAATTAATAAAATTAGGTGAAAGTATTGATTTGGCTAATTTAGCTAGAATGCGTAAACAAGATATTATTTTTACTATATTAAAACAACATTCCAAAATTGGCGAAGATATTTTTGGTGATGGAATATTAGAAATATTACAAGATGGATTTGGATTTTTGCGTTCTTCTGATAGTTCTTATTTAGCAGGTCCAGATGATATATATGTTTCTCCTAGTCAAATTAGACGTTTTAATTTACGGACAGGCGATACTATTTCAGGGAAAATACGTCCTCCAAAAGAAGGAGAAAGATATTTTGCATTATTAAAAGTAAATACAGTTAATTTTGATAAACCGGAAAATGCAAGAAATAAAATTTTGTTTGAAAATTTAACACCATTACATGCTAATAATCGTTTAAGTATGGAAAGAGGTAATGGTTCTACTGAAGATCTAACATCACGTGTTTTAGACTTAGCTTCTCCAATTGGTAGAGGACAACGAGGATTAATTGTAGCACCTCCTAAAGCAGGCAAAACAATGTTATTACAAAATATAGCACAAAGTATTGCATATAATCATCCTGACTGTATATTAATAGTATTATTAATTGATGAACGTCCTGAAGAAGTAACAGAAATGCAGAGATTAGTCAAAGGTGAAGTTATTGCATCAACTTTTGATGAACCATCTTTAAGACATGTTCAGGTATCAGAAATGGTTATTGAAAAAGCTAAAAGATTAGTAGAACATAAAACTGATGTTATTATTTTATTAGATTCTATTACACGTTTAGCACGCGCTTATAATACTGTGGCACCTGCTTCCGGTAAAGTTTTAACAGGTGGTGTAGATGCAAATGCATTGCATAGACCAAAACGTTTTTTTGGTGCTGCAAGAAATGTAGAAGAAGGAGGTAGTTTAACTATTATTGCTACTGCATTAATTGATACCGGTTCTAAAATGGATGATGTTATTTATGAGGAATTTAAAGGAACAGGTAATATGGAATTACATTTATCTCGTAAAATTGCTGAAAAAAGAGTATTTCCAGCAATTGATTATAATAGATCTGGAACTAGAAAAGAAGAGCTATTAAGTTCTACTGAAGAATTACAAAAAATGTGGATTTTAAGAAAAATTATACATCCAATGAGCGAAATAGATGCAATGGAATTTTTAATTAATAAATTATCAATGACGAAAACTAATAATGATTTTTTCCATATGATGAAAAGATCATAA
- the trxA gene encoding thioredoxin encodes MNNTAIINLTNINFTTKINLNMFVLVDFWADWCNPCKIFSSVFVAVQPHYNNILFAKLNIEKYPQIAQEYNIRSIPTICLFKQGKLIDKMVGSIQQQQLQDFLNKYTT; translated from the coding sequence ATGAATAATACTGCTATAATTAATTTAACAAATATAAATTTTACAACAAAAATTAATCTTAATATGTTTGTTTTAGTAGATTTTTGGGCAGATTGGTGTAATCCATGTAAAATATTTTCTTCTGTATTTGTAGCTGTACAACCACACTATAATAATATTCTATTTGCTAAATTAAATATTGAAAAATATCCACAAATCGCACAAGAATATAATATTCGGAGTATACCAACAATTTGCTTATTTAAACAAGGGAAATTAATTGATAAGATGGTTGGTTCAATACAACAACAACAATTACAAGATTTTTTAAATAAATATACAACGTAA
- the dksA gene encoding RNA polymerase-binding protein DksA, translated as MNKKCTLSSLNILSIAGVQPYQLQPHEKYMNHKQLLHFKQILQAWCNKLKSNKKLTIRYIKNKTSNYPDLIDRAVQEEELNLTLRNQEREQTLIKQIEHTLSKLNTNNFGYCDICAVEIGIKRLEARPTANLCIDCKTLSEIREKQMIE; from the coding sequence ATGAATAAAAAATGTACATTATCATCATTAAATATTTTATCTATCGCAGGAGTACAACCTTACCAACTACAACCTCATGAAAAGTATATGAATCATAAACAATTATTACATTTTAAACAAATATTACAAGCATGGTGTAATAAATTAAAAAGTAATAAAAAATTAACCATTAGATATATAAAAAACAAAACATCCAATTATCCAGATCTTATAGATCGTGCTGTACAAGAAGAAGAATTAAATTTAACATTACGTAATCAAGAAAGAGAACAAACACTTATTAAGCAAATTGAACATACTTTAAGCAAATTAAATACTAATAATTTTGGTTATTGTGATATTTGTGCAGTAGAAATTGGTATAAAAAGATTAGAAGCTAGACCAACAGCTAATTTGTGTATTGATTGTAAAACATTATCTGAAATTAGAGAAAAACAAATGATAGAATAA
- a CDS encoding ABC transporter permease, which yields MIYTNLVALKTIWIKEINRFRRIWIQTLVPPIITISLYFIVFGNLMSKHIKQFSSFSYIQFIVPGLIIMSIINNAYANVSASFFSAKFQHNIEELLIAPVSTHVIILGYIGGGIVRSITICIILMCISMLFITLKIYSWILFIIILLLTAMLFALLGLLNAILAKNFDDINFIPTFILTPLTYLGGVFYSNDFLPVFWQKISSINPIFYIVSGFRYSFLGINVKSMWMTISMLIHFIILIYLMCYKLINKRKNLKI from the coding sequence ATGATTTATACTAATTTAGTAGCACTAAAAACAATATGGATTAAAGAAATTAACCGTTTTCGTCGTATCTGGATACAAACACTGGTGCCACCTATTATTACAATATCATTATATTTTATAGTATTTGGTAATTTAATGAGTAAACATATAAAACAATTTAGTAGTTTTAGTTATATTCAATTTATTGTACCAGGACTAATTATAATGAGTATTATTAATAATGCATATGCTAATGTTTCTGCTTCATTTTTTAGTGCAAAATTTCAACATAATATAGAAGAATTACTTATAGCACCAGTATCTACCCATGTTATTATTTTAGGATATATTGGAGGTGGTATTGTCCGTAGTATAACCATTTGTATCATTTTAATGTGTATTTCTATGTTGTTTATTACATTAAAAATATATTCATGGATTTTATTTATTATAATTCTTTTATTAACAGCGATGTTATTCGCTTTATTAGGTTTATTAAATGCAATATTAGCTAAAAATTTTGATGATATTAATTTTATACCAACATTTATTTTAACACCTTTAACTTATTTAGGTGGAGTATTTTATTCCAATGATTTTTTGCCTGTATTCTGGCAAAAAATATCAAGTATAAACCCAATTTTTTATATTGTTTCTGGATTTAGATATAGTTTTTTAGGAATTAATGTGAAATCTATGTGGATGACAATAAGTATGTTAATACATTTTATTATATTAATATATCTTATGTGTTATAAATTAATAAATAAAAGAAAAAATTTGAAAATATAA